The window GGTCTAAAACGCATCACCAATTAATATTTTTTGGTCGCTATCATTGTAAAGCGCAAAATCCAAATTGCCCTGAATGCCCTCTACTCTCGGTTTGCAGGGAAGGGAAGAAGAGGATGAATAAAATTGTCCCACAGTAATCAGCGGAATTTCGATGAATGGGAAATAATTCGTGAAGAACTACTAGGGTTAATAAGATCAAACAACATGAAAAAGTTTGGGCTGATGCGAAAGGGTGTTTATCTACTAGTGTCTATTCATGATGAAATACCAGAAGCAGCCCCATTAAACTATACAGACCGCTTAAAATTTATCGAGTCCAATATAGAAAGACATGTCGCATTTATTCAACTCGATGAGCTTTTTAAGGAATCAAAGAAAAAAATAGCGCGCATACGTGCACAAAACAAAAACGGATGAATCCTAGGATTCATCCGCTTTTAACGTTATAGATAAACAATTAGTCCTTAAAAAATACCTATAAATTGTTGCAGAATGGTCGGGGGCTCTCTCGTTTAGGTGAAAATCACTAAGGTGAATTCTATATCGTACATTATAAGTTCATTCTCGCACGTTCTATATTTGACTAAAAAGTAGCAGGTCATGACTTCAGTCATGACCTGCTACTTTTTGGTTAATTAAGGATTCGTTCCAGGTTCCCCATTTTCACCGGTTTCTCCAGTGCCATCAGTTGGGTTTTCCGTTGAACCATCGTCAGGGTTTTCATTACCATCACCTGAATCAGATCC is drawn from Psychrobacillus sp. INOP01 and contains these coding sequences:
- a CDS encoding YpoC family protein: MSHSNQRNFDEWEIIREELLGLIRSNNMKKFGLMRKGVYLLVSIHDEIPEAAPLNYTDRLKFIESNIERHVAFIQLDELFKESKKKIARIRAQNKNG